Below is a genomic region from Rickettsiales bacterium.
GGGTGCAGGATGCCGCAGCTTCATTGCCCGCTAAGCTACTCGGGGATATGGCGGGAAAGAAGGTGCTGGATTTATGTGCGGCTCCCGGCGGTAAGACCGCGCAATTAGCCGCAGCAGGAGCACAAGTGCTGGCGGTAGACCAGTCGAAACGGCGGTTGCAGCTTTTGCAGGAAAACATGCAACGCCTTAAATTAGAAGTAGAAATAGCAGAGTCCGATATCTTGCGCTGGAAACCGCCTTTTACACCCGATGCCATTTTGCTGGACGCCCCTTGCTCGGCCACGGGCACATTACGCCGCCACCCGGAAGCGGCATGGCATAAAAAGCCTGAAGACGTAACCGAACTCATGGGCATTCAGCGCAAAATGCTGAACCGCGTTTCCGGCTGGCTCGGCAAAGGCGGAAGGCTTGTGTACTGCGTCTGCTCGCTGCAGCCCGAAGAGGGGGAGCGCCAGATCGAGCATTTCCTGTCCACGCATCCGGATTTTAGGCTGGTTCCGGCCACAGGCGTACCTGCAGAATGTGTGAATGAGCAGGGAATGGTACGTACTTTGCCGTCTTTCTGGGCAGACTCCGGCGGCATGGACGGATTTTTTGCCGCCCTGCTGGAGAAGATTTGATCAATCGCGTATAAAACTGTATAGTCTAGCGCAACACCCATATTGCATTGAAAATACATGGCCAAATCCTCTAGTCATTTCGTCTGCCAGTCCTGCGGGGCGTCTTATACCAAATGGGCGGGCAAATGCGAAGCGTGCGGCGAGTGGAACAGCATTGTTCAGGAACAGGCAGCGGAAATTACTCCCAAGGGGCTCGGTGTCGGCAAAGGCCGCAAAATCCAGTTTGAAAGCTTAGTCGGCAGTATGGAGCAGCCGCCGCGCATTGCCACGGGCATCGGTGAGATGGACAGGATGCTGGGCGGCGGACTCGTGGCCGGTTCCGCGATTTTGATCGGCGGTGACCCGGGCATCGGCAAATCCACTTTGTTGCTGCAGGCAGTAAGCGCTCTGGCGAAATCGGGCCGCAGGACGGCCTATATCTCCGGTGAGGAATCCATAGCGCAGGTGCGCCTGCGCGCTTCCCGGCTCGGCCTTCTGCAGCCAAATGTAGAACTTGCGGCGGCAACGAATGTGCGTGACATTATCAGCTCGCTCGACGGGCCGAACGCACCGGATGTGGCGGTGATCGACTCCATCCAGACCATGTTTCTGGATAACATTGAATCCGCACCGGGCACGGTGACGCAGGTGCGCGCGGCATCGCTTGAGCTTATCAAGCTCGCCAAACGCCGCGATATGGTGCTTTTCATCGTCGGCCATGTAACGAAGGACGGGCAAATCGCAGGGCCGCGCGTGCTGGAGCATATGGTGGATACGGTGCTGTATTTCGAGGGCGAGCGCGGCCATCAGTTCCGAATCCTGCGTGCGGTGAAGAACCGTTTCGGCGGCACGGACGAAATCGGCGTATTCGCGATGACGGATAAGGGGCTGGAAGAAGTCAGTAATCCTTCTGCTTTGTTCCTGTCCGAGCGGCAGGGGCAGGTGAGTGGAGCGGCGGTGCTTGCGGCTATGGAAGGCTCAAGACCGTTATTGGTGGAAATTCAGGCGCTGGTGGCGGCAAGCCCGCTGGCAACGCCAAGGCGTGCAGTGGTGGGATGGGATAGTGCTCGTCTCGCCATGATTCTGGCGGTGCTGGAAACGCGCTGCGGAGTGGTCATGCACGATAAGGAAGTATATCTTAACGTAGCAGGCGGTCTGAAAGTGAATGAACCGGCGGCGGATCTGGCGGTGGCGGCGGCGCTTTTATCGGCTTTGACGAATATTCCCGTGCCGGACGGGGCCGTTATTTTCGGCGAAATCGGTCTTTCCGGTGAAGTGCGCCAGGTCGGCCGCAGCGAAGCGCGCCTGAAAGAGTCGGAAAAACTAGGGTTTAAGACCTCCATTACCCCCGTGATCAAATCGGGAAAATTGGCTATTGGCAATGAGGGGTTGCATCATGTACAAGAGCTCCTGTCATTCTTCCGTCAATCTCGCCCGAATAGGGATAGATCGCAGACACGTATGCCGGAGCTGGCGGAAGCAGGAGACGAAACAGGCAACGGGGCGGCTGCCGCACGAAAGGGAAATGTATGACCGATGTGAACGTGCATTTGAGCATCAATACGTTTGATATAATTATTCTGGCAGTGGTTGGGCTTTCTGCCATTATTGCATTTTTCCGCGGATTCCTGAGGGAAATTCTGTCCTTCGGTGCCTGGGTCGGCGCGGCGGTGATTACGATCTATCTCTTCCCGCATTCGGACGAGATGATGCGCCACTATGTGAAGAATATCAAAGTAGCCGCTGGTGCCGGCGCGCTTATCACCTATTTCGTGGCCCTGATTTCGATTTCCATCGTCAACTCCATCATTTTACGTTATGCTAAAACCGGACTTGAAGTTGGCCTGCTGGACAATTTCTTAGGCCTGATGTTCGGCCTGTTGCGCGGCATCTTCATCGTTTCCTTCGCCTATATCGCAATTTCCGCCGTGACGCCCAAAGGGCCGGAAGAGCCGCAATGGCTGAAAACGTCGATCACAAAGCCTTTCCTGAAACAGGGAGCGGATATTTTAGTCAGTGCCGCGCCGGAATATATGATGGATATCGAACAGGCAATGAAAGCGCAGGCCGATCATGCCAATAATCCGCAAAATTATCCTGCGCCGGATACGAAGCATGATTTTCACCCGAATCTTAACAACGCGATCAGGTAGTAACGAGTAGCAACAGTAAGTAGTATGGACAACATCACAACGAATCCTTTTGATGACGACAGGCTGCATGAAGAGTGCGGTGTTTTCGGTATTTTCGGTAACTCTCCGGAAACCGTGCATGCGGCGGCACACACAGCGTTAGGGCTGCATGCGCTGCAGCACCGCGGGCAGGAAGCGGCAGGCATCGTCAGCTTCGACGGCAGGCAGTTCTTCACGCACCGGGCACTGGGTCTCATCAGCGATAACTTCAGCTCCGCCTCCACGATCGATAAGCTGAAAGGCCACATGGCCATTGGTCATACGCGTTACTCCACGACCGGGGAAACACTGTTGCGTAATGTGCAGCCGCTATTTGCGGAATTCAGCTTCGGCGGCCTTGCAATCGCGCATAACGGCAACCTGACGAATGCCACGCAGCTGCGCCGCAATCTGATCAAGCGCGGCAGCCTTTTCCAGGCAACGTCGGATACGGAAGTGATCATCCATCTGATGGCGCTTTCCACGGCGACCTCGATTGAAGACCGCCTGATCGACGCGCTCAAGCAGATTGAAGGCGCTTACTCTCTGGTCTGCCTGACGGACAAGGCAATCATGGGCGTGCGTGACCCTCTCGGCGTGCGTCCGCTGGTGCTCGGCAAGCTGGATAACGCTTACGTGCTGGCGTCTGAAACCTGTGCGCTGGACATTATCGGCGCGGAACTTGTACGTGACGTGGAGCCGGGTGAAATTATCATTATCAGCGGGGATGGCATTCACAGCTTGAAGCCGTTTACGCCGCATAAAGAGCGTTTCTGCATCTTTGAATATATCTACTTCGCAAGACCGGACAGCTATCTCAACAATCGCAACGTTTATGAAGTCCGCAAGCATATCGGCGCGGAACTGGCGCGCGAACTGCCGGTGGAGGCTGACCTTGTCGTGCCCGTGCCGGATTCCGGCGTGCCAGCGAGCATCGGTTATGCGGCTGCTTCCGGTATTCCTTTTGAACTGGGCATTATCCGCAACCATTATGTCGGCCGTACGTTCATTGAGCCGACAGACCATGTGCGTCACTTAGGCGTAAAGCTCAAACACAACGCCAATCAGGCCATGATCAAGGGCAAACGTGTCGTGCTTGTCGATGACAGCATCGTGCGCGGCACCACGTCCCGCAAGATCGTCAGCATGGTGCGTGACGCCGGGGCAACGGAAGTGCATATGCGTATTGCGAGCCCGCCGACCACGCATTCCTGCTATTACGGTGTGGATACGCCGGAACGTTCGCAACTGCTTGCCGCCCAGCATAATGTAGAAGAGATGTGCAAGCTGATCGGGGCGGATAGTCTTGCCTTTATCTCGCTCGATGGCTTATACCGTGCCATGGGCGAAGCCAAGCGCGATAGCGGCGCACCGCAATTCTGTGATGCCTGTTTCACTGGCGATTATCCGATCGAACTCACGGATTACAAGAACAGCCTCGGCCAGAACCATAACGGCGACCTGTTCGGCGGGTTCTCGGAGATATAAGCAGTGGCAGCTGAGCAGGGCGATACGGCTGCCAGTCGCTTAAAAAAAGCGCGGCCTTTGTTATTCTTAGCCGTAGTATTTGCCTTTGCAGGCGGAACCAAAACATTTTATGGAATGGAAACATTGTTGATTGTCGGAGCGGCTTCCACAGTGTTTTGCATATTGTCCTCATACCTCATACGGTGTATATTTTCAGACAAAGCTGCGGTGACAGCTATGCCTGATGGCATAACAGAGAAAACAGAAACAAATCGTGAGGCTTTATCTAAACTAATATACCCCATTGGCAGTGCGATTATAGTCATCATGCTATTGAATCGTGTTATGGATCGCTCCACGCCCCAAATAATGATATTGCCTATTGCCGATAAAAATATGCATACGGATAAATGGGGTGATACCAGTTACAGTTTCAATGTGGTTGTTCCATTTTCTTCACCGCTGCCATTTTATATAAGCAATCAAGAGCCGTTTCGAGTTAATCGCACGATATATGAAACTATCAGACTCAATCACAGCCAGGTGATATTAAGAACACACGCAGGCTGGCTGGGTTTTCCTTGGTATGAGCTAAATTATAGAATAGTGAATTAACTATGCGAGAAACGGCAAGTAACATAACAACAGCGATCGATCATGTGAATATCGTAGTCGGCGATATAGAAGCAATGGCTGCGTTTTACCGGGATGTCATCGGGCTTGAATTGTACAAGGACGCCTTCATCGAGGGAGACTGGGTGGATGACGTTGTCGGGCTGCAGCAGGTAAGGGCAAAAGTTGTATTCCTGCGCGGGTTTACGGGTAGCAATCTGGAACTGATCCAGTATCTGAACCCGGTAGGCGAAACACCGCAGAATATAGGCATCTCCAATAGCCGTGGCATCCGCCATATCGCATTTCGCGTCGCGGATGTGAGTGCAATGGTAGAGCGCTGTAAGGAAAAGGGAATAAAGACCAGTCCCGTACACGATGTGCCTATTGCACAAGTGAAGTTCGATAGCAGCGCAAAGCGCAAACGGATATGCTATCTCCATGATCCTGAAGGGAATTTGCTGGAATTCTGCGCCTATGAATAACTTACGGTTGCCGGGACGGATATTTTAACTAATATCGGCCCAAATTTATTAATCTGATTGGTTCACAGCTCATGGAAAAGCATCTTGAAGGTAAAATCGCCCTGGTCACAGGGGCTTCGCGCGGGATTGGCGCGGCAGTGGCCAAGCGGCTTGCGGCGGAAGGCGCGCATGTTATTCTGGCGGCGCGTACCGTCGGCGGGCTGGAAGCCGTGGACGATGCGATTACCAAAGCGGGCGGAAAAGCCACGCTCGTGCCGCTGGATCTGGCGGAACATGACAAGATAGACCATCTCGGTGTGGCGATTGCAGAACGTTTCGGCAAGCTCGATATTCTTGTGGGTAATGCGGGAACGCTGGGTGAGCTAACTCCGTTAACCCATGCCGAAGCTTCCATGTGGGATAGGGTGATCGCTGTGAATCTGACCGCAAACTGGCGGCTTATACGTATTTGCGATCCATTACTGCGCCGCTCTGAAGCCGGGCGGGCGATATTTGTCACCAGCGGCACAACGCAACGCCCCAAAGCATCTGCTTACTGGGGGCCTTATGCGGTCAGCAAGGCGGGGCTGGAGACACTGGTGGAAACCTATGCAGCCGAAGTGACGCAGACCAATGTGAAAGTGAATCTGGTCGATCCAGGCGTAGTGCGCACTAAGATGCGCGCGCATGCAATGCCGGGTGAAGACCCGATGACGTTGCCGGAACCGGATGCAGTGACGGATATTTTCGTAAAACTGGCATCGCCTGAATGCAAAGAAAGCGGTGAACGCTTCGCGGCTTAAATACAGCGAGTTATATCGCTAATCTTTCGACGACCCTGCCGTTTTGCAGATGCTCGCGGATAACCTCGTCGATATCTTCCTTCGTCTTGCAGCTATACCAGACGCCTTCCGGATAGATCACCATGCAGGGGCCAAGTTCGCAGCGGTCCAGGCAGCCTGCATTATTGACGCGCGTCTGCTCAATGCCCAGCTCTTTCACACGCGCTTTCATATAGTCACGCAAAGCTTCCGCATCTTTCTCAGCGCAGCATCCGCGCGTATGGCCGGGAACACGGCGATTCGTGCAGCAGAAAATATGATGATTGAAAAACGACATCGCCGATGCCTATTCCGAGCCGCTGAACGGCAGGTGCAGGATCTTATCTACCAGGCCTTTGCCTTCTGCTTCATGTGGCAGCGGTTTATCGCTCATGACAGCGTAGCTGTCTTTATACCATGCACTGCCGGGATAATTATAACCGAGCACGGCCGCATAGCGGTTTGCCTGGTCTTTCACGCCGAGTTTCAGGTAACATTCCACCAGCCTGTGCAATGCTTCAGGAGTGTGACTTGTGGTCTGGTATTTTTCGACAACAATGCGGAAACGGTTGATCGCAGCAAGATATTCCTGATGCTGTTCATAATAACGCCCGATTTCCATTTCCTTGCCTGCAAGGTGGTCCTTCACAAGGTCAAGCTTGATACGGGCATCGCGCGCATACTCACTGTCAGGGAAACGTTTGACGACTTCGGTCAGAGCCTGTTGTGCATCAGCGGTAACGCTCTGGTCGCGGCCTACATCCGTAATCTGCACATAGAAGCACATGGCTTTCAGATAGAAAGCATAAGGCGTTTCGGCATTATCAGGGTGTTGTTTAACGAAACGGTCCAGATCCGTGATTGCGCTGTCATACTGCTGGCTGCGGTAAGCAGCATAGGACGCCATGATTTCAGCCCGCAAAGCCCAAGGGGAATAGCTGTGCTGACGCTCCAGTTCTTCAAATGTCTTGATGGCTTCCTTGTAGTCATGTTCCTGAAGCTGATCCATCGCCTCATTGTACAGCTTCTGGACAGACTCAGGCGGCTTTTCCTTGTCTTCCTCTTTCTTGCTGCCGCACGCTGAAAGCACGAGCAGGGCGGCCATC
It encodes:
- the radA gene encoding DNA repair protein RadA; the encoded protein is MAKSSSHFVCQSCGASYTKWAGKCEACGEWNSIVQEQAAEITPKGLGVGKGRKIQFESLVGSMEQPPRIATGIGEMDRMLGGGLVAGSAILIGGDPGIGKSTLLLQAVSALAKSGRRTAYISGEESIAQVRLRASRLGLLQPNVELAAATNVRDIISSLDGPNAPDVAVIDSIQTMFLDNIESAPGTVTQVRAASLELIKLAKRRDMVLFIVGHVTKDGQIAGPRVLEHMVDTVLYFEGERGHQFRILRAVKNRFGGTDEIGVFAMTDKGLEEVSNPSALFLSERQGQVSGAAVLAAMEGSRPLLVEIQALVAASPLATPRRAVVGWDSARLAMILAVLETRCGVVMHDKEVYLNVAGGLKVNEPAADLAVAAALLSALTNIPVPDGAVIFGEIGLSGEVRQVGRSEARLKESEKLGFKTSITPVIKSGKLAIGNEGLHHVQELLSFFRQSRPNRDRSQTRMPELAEAGDETGNGAAAARKGNV
- a CDS encoding CvpA family protein is translated as MTDVNVHLSINTFDIIILAVVGLSAIIAFFRGFLREILSFGAWVGAAVITIYLFPHSDEMMRHYVKNIKVAAGAGALITYFVALISISIVNSIILRYAKTGLEVGLLDNFLGLMFGLLRGIFIVSFAYIAISAVTPKGPEEPQWLKTSITKPFLKQGADILVSAAPEYMMDIEQAMKAQADHANNPQNYPAPDTKHDFHPNLNNAIR
- the purF gene encoding amidophosphoribosyltransferase, producing MDNITTNPFDDDRLHEECGVFGIFGNSPETVHAAAHTALGLHALQHRGQEAAGIVSFDGRQFFTHRALGLISDNFSSASTIDKLKGHMAIGHTRYSTTGETLLRNVQPLFAEFSFGGLAIAHNGNLTNATQLRRNLIKRGSLFQATSDTEVIIHLMALSTATSIEDRLIDALKQIEGAYSLVCLTDKAIMGVRDPLGVRPLVLGKLDNAYVLASETCALDIIGAELVRDVEPGEIIIISGDGIHSLKPFTPHKERFCIFEYIYFARPDSYLNNRNVYEVRKHIGAELARELPVEADLVVPVPDSGVPASIGYAAASGIPFELGIIRNHYVGRTFIEPTDHVRHLGVKLKHNANQAMIKGKRVVLVDDSIVRGTTSRKIVSMVRDAGATEVHMRIASPPTTHSCYYGVDTPERSQLLAAQHNVEEMCKLIGADSLAFISLDGLYRAMGEAKRDSGAPQFCDACFTGDYPIELTDYKNSLGQNHNGDLFGGFSEI
- a CDS encoding VOC family protein, producing the protein MRETASNITTAIDHVNIVVGDIEAMAAFYRDVIGLELYKDAFIEGDWVDDVVGLQQVRAKVVFLRGFTGSNLELIQYLNPVGETPQNIGISNSRGIRHIAFRVADVSAMVERCKEKGIKTSPVHDVPIAQVKFDSSAKRKRICYLHDPEGNLLEFCAYE
- a CDS encoding SDR family NAD(P)-dependent oxidoreductase, encoding MEKHLEGKIALVTGASRGIGAAVAKRLAAEGAHVILAARTVGGLEAVDDAITKAGGKATLVPLDLAEHDKIDHLGVAIAERFGKLDILVGNAGTLGELTPLTHAEASMWDRVIAVNLTANWRLIRICDPLLRRSEAGRAIFVTSGTTQRPKASAYWGPYAVSKAGLETLVETYAAEVTQTNVKVNLVDPGVVRTKMRAHAMPGEDPMTLPEPDAVTDIFVKLASPECKESGERFAA
- a CDS encoding (2Fe-2S) ferredoxin domain-containing protein, which translates into the protein MSFFNHHIFCCTNRRVPGHTRGCCAEKDAEALRDYMKARVKELGIEQTRVNNAGCLDRCELGPCMVIYPEGVWYSCKTKEDIDEVIREHLQNGRVVERLAI
- a CDS encoding outer membrane protein assembly factor BamD; translated protein: MKSGNPILLAMAALLVLSACGSKKEEDKEKPPESVQKLYNEAMDQLQEHDYKEAIKTFEELERQHSYSPWALRAEIMASYAAYRSQQYDSAITDLDRFVKQHPDNAETPYAFYLKAMCFYVQITDVGRDQSVTADAQQALTEVVKRFPDSEYARDARIKLDLVKDHLAGKEMEIGRYYEQHQEYLAAINRFRIVVEKYQTTSHTPEALHRLVECYLKLGVKDQANRYAAVLGYNYPGSAWYKDSYAVMSDKPLPHEAEGKGLVDKILHLPFSGSE